In Fusarium oxysporum f. sp. lycopersici 4287 chromosome 4, whole genome shotgun sequence, a genomic segment contains:
- a CDS encoding 60S ribosomal protein L16 — MSSFEQVVVIDGKGHLLGRLASIVAKQLLSGQKIVIVRCEALNISGEFFRAKLKYHAHLRKITRYNPTRGGPFHFRAPSRIFYKAVRGMIPHKTARGAAALERLKVFEGVPPPYDKTKKVVVPQALRVLRLQPGRKFCTVGRLSSEVGWKYEDVVARLEERRKAKGAAFYERKKIAARQLADAKKNASVKEETAKALANYGY, encoded by the exons ATGTCGAGCTTCGAGCAAGTT GTCGTCATCGATGGCAAGGGCCATCTCCTTGGCCGACTCGCCTCCATTGTCGCCAAGCAGCTCCTCAGCGGCCAGAAGATCGTTATTGTCCGCTGCGAGGCTCTCAACATCTCTGGCGAGTTCTTCCGTGCGAAGC TCAAGTACCACGCCCACCTCCGAAAGATCACCCGTTACAACCCCACCCGCGGTG GTCCCTTCCACTTCCGCGCTCCCTCCCGAATCTTCTACAAGGCTGTCCGTGGCATGATCCCCCACAAGACCGCCCgtggtgctgctgctctcGAGCGCCTCAAGGTCTTCGAGGGTGTCCCCCCTCCCTacgacaagaccaagaaggtcGTCGTTCCCCAGGCTCTCCGTGTTCTCCGACTCCAGCCCGGCCGCAAGTTCTGCACTGTCGGTCGTCTGTCCAGCGAGGTTGGCTGGAAGTACGAGGACGTCGTTGCTCG ATTGGAGGAGCGAAGAAAGGCCAAGGGCGCTGCTTTCTACGAGCGCAAGAAGATTGCCGCCCGACAACTGGCTGATGCGAAGAAGAACGCTTCTGTCAAGGAGGAGACCGCAAAGGCCCTTGCCAATTACGGCTACTAA